Below is a window of Myroides profundi DNA.
TAAGTGTCATATCCTTCACTTGCTATCTTAAGTGTATAAGATTGGTTCTTCTTTAATTTAGTGTTATATGGTGTCTTACCTACTTCTTTATTGTCTATATAGACTGTAGAGTTCGTAGGAGTAGAGTAGATCTCTATTTTTTGTTTACTTCCAGATACGATAGTAGCACAACTTGTATTTAATAATAGTAATGCAGAAGAGATTAGTAAAAGTGTTTTTTTCATTAATTGTTATTTTTAAGTGTTTGTGTTTTATAATAATCAACGTCTACTCTATGGCACGTACTCCATAGGTTAGGACGTTTGTGTTTTGTTATTTTAATGACATCTGCTCCAAAGTCTTGAGCAATTTTACGAGCATTACTTAATATATAATTTAGGTTGCAGTTGACAGAAAAACCTGAATCTCCAAATTTGCTACTACCTACTTTTGTATTTGGTGTAGGAACATCTTCATTAAGTTTAAGTACTATAACTTCTGTATTAAGTGGTGTGTTTACTTTTGTAGTACTCATAGTAGTACTCATCGAAGAACTGCATGCTCCAAGAGCTATACAAGTGATTAAAAGAAATATTTTTTTCATAGTAGGTAAATTTGGGCGCAAATATAGTAGTTAAAAATTATAAAAAAATTAAGAGGATGAAGTATTATAAATATTTATAAGGAGTGATGATTTGTATTTTATATATTCCTTTTAAAACTAGAGAAATGACTGTGATGATTAAAAATAGAAAAGCTCCGTTATAAACGAAGCTTTTGATTTTTATTATAATAATATCAGTTTTTTATTTCTTGTGCATATTTGCAAAATGCTTAATATCAACTTCTGCATTAGTAAACTCTTTATTACTAGCATTAGTCATAATATCTCTATCATTGACGAAAGAGTTTATTTTAATAAAAGTTACTAGATTTGGATCATTTAGTTTCTCTACAGTTAAGAAAGCATAATTCTGATCAGTTGTAATCTTTGGAGAAGTAAATTCTTTGAAGTCTTTTATCTCTAGCTTTTTTAAGATGGTTTTATTTTCTTTACGATCATAAGTACCATAGGTGATAATTACATCTATTGTATGTTCCTGTTCGCTGTATGTTTTAATTGTAAAATAGACATCGTCTTTTTTAGAAGAAACATTGTCATCATTAGAACAAGAGAATGTCAATAGAAGAAAGAATAGTGAGAATAATTGAGTTAGTCTTTTCATAGTAATTTTTAATTATCAATAAAGATAATGCTTTAAGTGTTACTTAGTAGCTAATGCTTTGATTTTTAAACATGTTTTGTAATTACGAGTAGTTGCAGTTACCTTGAGTTTATTCTCGATTAAAGCATTGGTAATCTTTGTTTTTCCATATCCAATATTTGCGACGAGGTATATTGCATTATCAGTAGTATGTAGTAATTCTAAAGTATTTTTCTTTTCTTCAAGGCTGTTAATTCCCTCTTGTTGAGGCGTACCATCTATAAAAGTGATATATAACTGTGCTAGTTCTTCTTCTTTAGTAAAAGGATGTTGTACAAGTATTTCTTCGAACTGATCAATATCTAAAGTAAGAGTTGGTACCGTGAGGTTTAGTGTACTCAGTATTTTATCTTGTATCTTCTTTGATAGTATTGAAGAATCTACTTCTACAGATTGGTATATTATATTCCCACTCTGAATATAAGTCTGTACATTCTGTAAACCTAGGTTAATACACAGTTGTTTTAATACATCCATTTTGATGATGTTCTTGCCACTGACATTGATACCTCTGAGGAGTGTGATATAAGTTTTCATTTATTTAATTTAGATTACAATATTAAAGAATAACGACAATAAACTACTAATTTATTGTCGTTAGTTCTTATCTATATATTGATAGAAGGTTTTCCTGATGCAATGGTATATGCTTCTTTTAGCACTTCTGAGTAAGTAGGGTGGGCATAACTTATATTCGCTAGATCTGATGCTGTTACCTCGTATTCGAGTGCTACTACTGCTTGTGCAATTAAATCAGCTGCTCTTGCCCCAATAATATGTACACCTAATACCTCTCCATACTTAGGATCAGTCAATACTTTGACAAAACCATCTGTGTCCATACCTGCTCTAGCTCTAGCATTGGCACTAAAAGGGAACCTGCCTGTGTTATAACTAATTCCGTCAGCTTTTAATTGTTCTTCCGTTTTTCCTACAGATGCAACTTCAGGCCAAGTATATACAACACCTGGGATAGCGTTGTAGTTGATGTGTGGTTTTTGTCCATTGATA
It encodes the following:
- a CDS encoding PEGA domain-containing protein, whose protein sequence is MKKTLLLISSALLLLNTSCATIVSGSKQKIEIYSTPTNSTVYIDNKEVGKTPYNTKLKKNQSYTLKIASEGYDTYKTDFERSFNAWYIGNIGFGGIIGLIVDPITGAIHKLKPVQYNSTPAKDAVIKANHRTIFMNISLKEQDKPKQ
- a CDS encoding DUF1697 domain-containing protein — its product is MKTYITLLRGINVSGKNIIKMDVLKQLCINLGLQNVQTYIQSGNIIYQSVEVDSSILSKKIQDKILSTLNLTVPTLTLDIDQFEEILVQHPFTKEEELAQLYITFIDGTPQQEGINSLEEKKNTLELLHTTDNAIYLVANIGYGKTKITNALIENKLKVTATTRNYKTCLKIKALATK